The genomic region AGCGTCTGCACCCACATGGCCGACCTGGATTACGGCGAGCTGCGTGTCTATCCGGGCAACTACGATGAGTACATGATGGCTGCCAGCCAGGTTCGTGAACGTCAGTTGGCCAACAATGCAAAGAAACAGGCGCAGATCGCCGAGCTGCAAACCTTTGTCAGCCGCTTCTCCGCCAACGCCTCAAAAGCCAAGCAGGCCACCTCACGCGCCAGGCAGATCGACAAGATCCAGCTTGATGAGATCAAACCCTCCAGCCGTCAGAACCCTTTCATCCGCTTCGACCAGGAGAAAAAACTCTACCGCCTGGCCCTGGAGGTTGAGGGACTCAGCAAAGGCTATGATGAAAAACCACTGTTCAACGGTCTGGATCTGATGGTCGAGGTTGGCGAACGCGTCGCCATCATCGGCCCTAACGGCATAGGTAAAACCACACTGCTTCGCACCCTGGTCGGCACCGGGCACAGAGGCCTGAGTCCCGACAGTGGCACGGTAAAATGGTCGGAGAATGTCACTATCGGCTACTACGCCCAGGACCACGCCGTCGACTTTGAGGATGATATAAACCTGCTGGAATGGATGAGCCAGTGGCAGCAGGAGGGCGACGATGAACAGGTGGTACGCAGCTACCTCGGCCGCATGCTCTTCTCTCAGAAGGAGATCGAAAAATCCGTAAAGGTGATCTCTGGTGGAGAACAGGGGCGCATGCTCTTCGGCAAGATCATGATGCACAAACCCAACGTATTGGTAATGGACGAGCCGACCAATCACCTGGATATGGAATCCATCGAGTCACTCAACACGGCGCTGGAGAACTACCCCGGCACCCTGATCTTCGTCAGCCATGACCGGGAGATCGTCTCCTCACTGGCCACCCGAATTATCGAACTCACCCCCGAGGGTATAGTCACCTTCAATGGCAATTACGAGGAGTACCTGAGCAACCAGGACGTGGTTTGACGTCTCTCAAGAAAGCACTGTCGAAATCTATACCGTTCAGACTGTCGTCAAAAAAAGCTTTTTGCGCGAACTGATGACCAGTGGTCCGATATGCCACCAACAGTTGCCAGGCAGGATGGTGTTTCTTGAAGTTGAGCAGAAACCGGGCATTGGATTTTGTGTCACCTGAAAATGCTCTGAATCAAAATAGAGATCTGTGGCTGGCCCCTATATTAAAACAGTGTGCGTAACTATCCAGCTCGCCTTTGATATGCGCATCACTCGACCATGAATGGTCGAGCTGGTGTAGGCCGGTTCAAGCACAGCGGAACCGGCAGCCTTATCTTTCTGCCAACCTAAACGCCCGATCCGCTACGCTTGATCGGGCCTACGTCTTATCCTGTCACGATGCGCCGGGCTTGAGCGATCTTCTCACTCAGAGACGTCGAGCGGATCGTCTCAAGCAACTCACCGAGTTTGAAAAAGTGATGCTGCTCATAGGCCACGCCCATCTGCGGCATATCAGCCAGCCCTGATTCACGGGCGTGCTCGACAAAGCCTTTGTTCTTCCAGAAGAAGGCTCCGGGCATGGTGGTGGGAATCACCACTACATAGAAGAGTGCCCTACCTATGACTGAGCTGGTCAGAGCCAGCAGTATCAGCGGCCCGAATACCCAGGCACTGGAGATGCCAGTTACTGCCACGCCCGCGGCCAGCAGCAGTGCGATTGCCAGTGCACCATTTCTCAGCCAGTAAGAGTAGCCATAGGTGGTTGTCTGTTCATAGAAGGAGACAGCACCTTCGCTCTCTTTCGCTTTCAGGTCGTGAGCATGGGCCAGCAAGCCGAATCCTTCCAGTGCCAGTCCTGCTGTGGCTGTAATCAGCAAAACCTGTGCAAGCTGAGAAGTCAGCGAACCGAATACCAGGGCAATCAGCGCTATCAGAAGTGATCCAAGACTCAGGCCGGTACCTGAGAAGCTTGCTCCGGTATGCCAGTGATTCCAGAAGGGGCGGGCCTCGATGCGATAGAGCTTGTACATAAAGTAACCGCCAAACCCTATACCCAACAGGCCGAGCACGGCGAAGATAGTCTGCAGGATCGAAGCCAGCGTGCCGTCAAAAAAGCTGGTCAGAGTGAAACCCGCCAGTCCACCAAAAAAGGCTGAAACACCAGCGATTTCACGGCTGACCGGGGAGAGGCGCAGGTTGTAGAATCCCCTGTAGAAGCGATGCGGTTTACCCAGGTGCATATTGAGTTTGAACAGGCCGATGGTTGTGAATAGCAACATGATCAGCAGGGCGGGCAGGAAAGCGTCGCTGGCAGTGAAACCACTCACTGCATCCAGTCCGGACCAGGAACCGATGGTCAGCAAAGCGAAGGCACCCATCACCATCTGTATGCTGAGTGTAAAGGCGATGTGGGCGTTCTCGTGGGAACCAAGCAACTTTCCCAGATTCCACTCCCGCTTGAAACCGTGCTTGGGATCGAGTGCTGGACGAAAACTCCCATCAACGTCATCGCGATGGTATTTCAGCGCAGTGCTATCGACACGTGCCATATCCCGCTGGGTGGTGCGGGTCTGCTGGAAGCGGATGTTGGGATGGGTGATATCAGTGCGTGGAAAACCGGGAATCTCACTCTTCGCCTGAGTGCGTCCCTCGGGGATGTTTTCGATAACACCAAAGTCCAGCGCCTTGCCCAGACAGGCTGAGACACAGGCGGGTTTGAGGCCTACTTCTAGCCGGTCCACGCACATATTGCACTTGGTCACCTGACCCTTTACCGGATCAAGCTGAGGCGCATTATAGGGGCAGACCCAGGTACAGTAGCCGCAGCCGAAGCAGATGTCCGGATCCTGCAGCACGGCGCCGTACTCTGAAAACTTGGTATAGGCGCGGGTCGGGCAACCCTTGAGACAGACAGGATCGTCGCAATGGTTACAGGCCATTGAGATATTGAGACGCTGGTAGGCAGGATAGGTACCGCCCTCCACAAAACCCACCGAGCGAAAGGCGATATGGGCCGGGTTGTCGTTCTTCTCACTACAGGCCGCCTCGCAAGCGTGGCAGGCGATGCAGTTGTCGGCATTGAAATAGAAACCGTGCTGCTTGTAGCGGTTGGGATTCTCACCAATGTCGTCGTCATCGTTGATGTTGAGGCTCACACCATGACGAGGGTCATCTTCGCTTACGGTTTCAATGGACTTGCCATAACGATTCTGACTCTGACAGGTCGAGTCATTGAGCCGAGCGTAGTCGGGTTCGTTTTCGCGTACTTGAAACATTACTAAACCTTTGGGGCAATTTGTTGGGTTACGCTGCGCTAACCCAACCTACTTATGTGAATGCTTAAAACTTGCGCATTTCCATACTCAACCTGGCCGCGGCCTTCTGGTCGGTGATCTTCTCGATACGTATCGCAGACTGCTTATAGGCAGGTTGGCGCGAATGGGGATCTAGCAACCCAAGTGTTAGCCGGTTCGCACAATCATGAAAATGGAACGGCAGAAAGACCATGTTCTTCGCCACCCGCTGGGTAGGCTGGGCCATAACCACCGCGTCGGAACGGCGCGAT from Gammaproteobacteria bacterium (ex Lamellibrachia satsuma) harbors:
- a CDS encoding ABC-F family ATPase; this translates as MISTANITMQFGAKPLFENISVKFGSGNRYGLIGANGCGKSTLMKILGGDLEPTAGNVAVDPNERLGKLRQNQFAYETQTVLDTVIMGHAELWKVKQERDRIYALPEMSEDEGMQVAELEVEFAEFDGYTAESRAGELLLGLDIPLEQHNGPMSAVAPGWKLRVLLAQALFAEPDIMLLDEPTNNLDINTIRWLEDVLNERNSTMIIISHDRHFLNSVCTHMADLDYGELRVYPGNYDEYMMAASQVRERQLANNAKKQAQIAELQTFVSRFSANASKAKQATSRARQIDKIQLDEIKPSSRQNPFIRFDQEKKLYRLALEVEGLSKGYDEKPLFNGLDLMVEVGERVAIIGPNGIGKTTLLRTLVGTGHRGLSPDSGTVKWSENVTIGYYAQDHAVDFEDDINLLEWMSQWQQEGDDEQVVRSYLGRMLFSQKEIEKSVKVISGGEQGRMLFGKIMMHKPNVLVMDEPTNHLDMESIESLNTALENYPGTLIFVSHDREIVSSLATRIIELTPEGIVTFNGNYEEYLSNQDVV
- a CDS encoding dimethyl sulfoxide reductase anchor subunit — translated: MFQVRENEPDYARLNDSTCQSQNRYGKSIETVSEDDPRHGVSLNINDDDDIGENPNRYKQHGFYFNADNCIACHACEAACSEKNDNPAHIAFRSVGFVEGGTYPAYQRLNISMACNHCDDPVCLKGCPTRAYTKFSEYGAVLQDPDICFGCGYCTWVCPYNAPQLDPVKGQVTKCNMCVDRLEVGLKPACVSACLGKALDFGVIENIPEGRTQAKSEIPGFPRTDITHPNIRFQQTRTTQRDMARVDSTALKYHRDDVDGSFRPALDPKHGFKREWNLGKLLGSHENAHIAFTLSIQMVMGAFALLTIGSWSGLDAVSGFTASDAFLPALLIMLLFTTIGLFKLNMHLGKPHRFYRGFYNLRLSPVSREIAGVSAFFGGLAGFTLTSFFDGTLASILQTIFAVLGLLGIGFGGYFMYKLYRIEARPFWNHWHTGASFSGTGLSLGSLLIALIALVFGSLTSQLAQVLLITATAGLALEGFGLLAHAHDLKAKESEGAVSFYEQTTTYGYSYWLRNGALAIALLLAAGVAVTGISSAWVFGPLILLALTSSVIGRALFYVVVIPTTMPGAFFWKNKGFVEHARESGLADMPQMGVAYEQHHFFKLGELLETIRSTSLSEKIAQARRIVTG